The Sporosarcina sp. FSL W7-1349 genome contains the following window.
CCCACCGTCAAATAGGGATAAAATAAATCCGCATCCGGCATATACGCTACGGAAGAGGCAATTCGCCGCGTAATTTTTTCACCATTGCACTCGGCACTGCCGGAATTCGGCGTCAACAGCCCTGCGATGAGTTTCAATAACGTCGTCTTGCCACTACCGTTTTCCCCGACCAATCCGACGATTTTCCCCTTCGGCAGCGCAAGCGTCAAATCGTTGAGCGCCCTGCGGCTACCATACTTTTTCGACACGTTTTTCAGCTCAATCATCGTTCCCACCCCGCTCTTGTAAATGATGGATCATTTCATCCGTCGTAAAGCCGAACGCCTCCACACTTTGGATGAAGGACGTGATCAATTGATCCTTCATCGCATCCCGGACCTTCGCAATTTTCGTTTCATCTTCCGTCACAAACGACCCTTGGCCCCTTCTCGTTTCGGTGATTTCCATTTGCTCCAACTCCTTATACACACGCTGCATCGTATTGGCATTGACCCCGGCCTCCACTGCATAATCACGGACGGAAGGCAATTTCTCTCCTGGTTGCAAAGTGCCTCGGATAATTTCGCCGATAATGCGATCGATGAGCTGTTGATAAATCGGTTTATCAGGTAGAAATTCAATGCCCATCGTCATAACCTCACTTTCTTTTCAAATAAAACCCCGCCGGCCATGAATAGGACAACGGTCACCGCACCATAGACCAGCAACCCGCCGATGGTGAAGACAACGCCTTCCGGAACAATGCCCATGAAGAAATAACTGTCAGATTCATTGAAGAAGGCGGCATCCGTCCATTTGACCGGTCCAAACGCCTTCAACGAGTCAAGGATCCCCGAGACCCGAACCTTCTCCCATAAGATCGTACTTAGGAAGAAGATTATATAAGAAGCTGTTGCGCCTAGGAATTTACCAATCCGCGAATGCAATACTTGATAGACAGACCAGAAGAAAAAGCCGAGTCCCATGACAAAGAGGGAGCGGAGAAACAGGGCAACCATCACACTGAGCAATGGAAGGACCCCTTCCTCAAATGGAATCGTGCCGCCCCCTTCCGATAAATAAAAGGCGATTCCGAGCAACAGACCATTCCACAACAGGGAAGCGGTCGTAACAATTGAAGCGAACGCCACTTTCGCTCCAACAAGCCCGGCCATCGGGACAGGAGAATGAAGCCAAATTTCCGGCTGTTTCATTTCATTTCCCAAACTCGTAAAAAGGAGGAACAGTCCAACAAACAAATGAAGGACAATCCAAGTTCCCCCAAAAACTAGAGCATGACTGAAGTAACTCCCCGGGACACCTAACAGCTTCTGAATCGCTAGAGGCCCGCCTAGTATCACAAAAAAGGATAGGACCGCGATAAGACCTACTCCCCATCGGAGCAGCAACCACTCTTTCCATATCAACCCCCGCCAGCTTTTCATCTTCTAACCTCCTCATAACCGTATTTTCTTCTCGAACAAGACGGCTCCACCGATGAACATTGCCAACATGAGCAGGACGTCTAACACGAGTTCCCCAGTGTAGAACTCCGCTGTATAAAACAAGGAATGGCCGGATTCATATGATTCCCCGGCTGGTGTCTGAAGAGTTGCCACTTTCGATAAATCCACTTTACCGACCTGCACGATCCGCTCATACAGTTCCGTTTGTCCGACACGGGCCGCCAGCCATATAAAGAAGACGAATAGCAAGAGAGTCGCCGGCACCGCAAACCCTCTGATCACTTGTTTCAACAATCGGTACAGCACCCATAAGAAAAATCCAAAGCCCATGACGGCGACGGATGCGTAAAACAATGTGATCAAAAACCAGACGCCGAAACGGAACATATCGCCCATCACAAAAATCGGCAAGTAGACAAAATTGTATTCGATGGCCAACACCAAAGTCGGTATTAAGAAACTGATAATACCAATCAGTACAGCAAAAGCCATTTTGGATCCAATCAACTTAAAAATCGATACCGTTGAATGCAGCCATACATCAGGCCGCTTCATCTCCCGCTCCAACAAAACAAGCAACGTTCCCACCGGGACCAGAGTACCAGCAAGCGCCCAAAGAAAACTCATGACCAACGTAATTTCATAGAAATGAACATCCAAACCGAATGTCCGAATGAATAAAAACGGAAAAACCGTCAGGACGGCAATGCCTATAATGACCATTGCAAGCAACGGCCACTTCATCGAAATCCACTCTTTCTTCAACAACCCGTTCCACTGCTTCAACGTGGTAACCCCCTTCTGTATCGGTGTTCTAGTTATATAGTACACTATATGCGCAGGATGTGTAAAGGATGAATGTATATGAACATATAAACAACACAAAAAACGCATCCCGGTGAAGCTTGGATGCGCTGGACGAATTAAGGATTCGTATTGAAGAAGCTAGCTATGAAGTTTGAGTGGGACTCCCGATTGACAGGAGCTCCCGTTTTTCAAATACGGTCCAGGTAGGCGACTTCCTCGATTAAGAAACAATAATATCCTTCTCCTGCTGGTCGAGTCGGCCCAGTTCCTCTTGCGCTTCATCGCGTTTCCTGGCCAACTGGTCCTGCACTCGCCGTACATCCCGAAGTACATTCTGCACTTGATTCTGCGCATCGGTGATCCGGGAATGGATCGTCCAGTCGGAGAAGATATTGTCAAAGAAGAGATCTGTGAACGTAAAGATGTCATTTTGACTGATTGTGAAGGATTCAGCTGCAATATTTTGGACATCCATCAACTCGGTCCGATAATGGCGCAATGCCCGTTGCGCTTGATGGATCAAGTCTTCTGAGCTGTTCATTTCTGAATATTTAAGTGCGGAGACGACCAAGCCGCCGTCTAGGAACGTATCCCATATCGACATCCCTTCGGCGGAACCTAGCTTATCCATCGCTTTGTCCAATGCATGGACCGCGATTTTCCCATAATCGAAAGCTTCTTCGATTTCCCGTAGCAACGAACGGAGCCGCACCCGATCATCGGCAATCTTTTGCAACGTCTGCTGTGCCACTGAACCATGTTGCCGGATCCACGCCGCTTTCTCTTTCAGGAAATCTTCCATTCCTCCTCGATATAGGTGAAATCGGGATTGTTCATTTTTTCGCTTCCCGGTGTGATTTTAATTATTTCTTCGCCGTTTACTTAGCGATATTTTTGCCAGTACAGTAATATCAACCCTTTCAACGCATTCGATTTTTATATCCACTCAAATTATAAGTATTAGATTGATTGAATTGGGTTTATCTTTAACTCTTTAACTTTTGGCATCATTTTAGATAATTATTTTATTTTTGGCATATGTATGGTTAACAATTCTTGGGTCGTTATGCTCCTCTACGTGTTATGTATATTTTAATATTAAATTGCTAATAATGTGTATGAATATTTAAGTAAGACTAGAGGGGTGGGATGTACATGTTTTGGAAAAAAAAACGAATTGAAAGTAAGCTTGCTGCTCAATCAATAGCTGAATCAGAATTATCGATAGAAGCTCTGAAAAAAAGCCTCGTTCAAATGGATGATGCAGAATTTGTCGAAATTGACGTTTCCGATATTCGAAAAATTCATCTTGTTTACATACGAACTCTTATTGACCAAGAAAAATTAAATGAAAGCATTATAAAACCTTTAACTAATTGTTCCAAACCTGATCTTCAAGATTGCATTGTGAATTCCTCAATTATTCCCATTCCTATTTTTATAGAGGCAAAAAAACAGTTGTTTTCAGGGTCCATTTTGTTATTTGATTCTTCTCAAAACCTTTGGTTAGCTGTGCCGTTACAAAATCCTATTGGACGTGCCATTGAAACTTCCGAAACAGAAACCATCTTGTTCGGAGCGAAGGACAGCTTTAGTGAACAAATAGAACAAAATATTACGCTTATTCGAAGACGACTCCCCATACATGAACTGAAAGCAGAGAAGTTTACTGTCGGTTCTATGAGTGAGACAAGTGTTGTTTTAATGTACATAGAGGGGTTGACTAATCCAGATTTTGTTTCAACAGTCAAAGAGAAGATTTCTGAAATTAATTTTGATCTCTTCTTTGACTCTTCTCAAATTGCGGCATTCATGGAGGAAAATCAAAACAGTATTTTTCCTCAGTTACAGCAAACTGACCGGCCGGATGTAGTTGCTTATTCTCTGGGATTAGGAAAGATCACCCTTCTGGTAGACAATACACCATTTGCTCTTGTTGCACCCATTACTTTTTTCCATTTGTTCCAATCACCCGAGGACTATATTAATCGATGGGCAGTTTCCAGTTTTTTGCGAATCCTCCGATATATCAGCTTCATTCTGTCAATCACATTGATTCCTTTCTATGTGGCATTGACAACTCATCACTATCAAATGATTCCTATACAAACACTGCTGGTCTTGGTCGACTCAAGGAGCAAGCTTCCTTTCACTCCTTTTTGGGAAGCATTTATCATGTTAATTTTTATTGAAATCATAAAAGAAGCCAGTTTAAGGATGCCTACAAAAACAGGTCAAACACTTGGGGTTATTGGTGGTATTGTGATTGGTCAAGCGGCTGTTGAGGCTGGATTCGCTAGCAACGTATTAATTGTCATGGTTGGGATCTCGACGATAGCTTCCTTTCTTATTCCCAATTACCTTATGACAAAAGCAAATTCATTCATTCAATTGATGCTTCTTGTTTTTTCTTCTTTATTTGGGATAATTGGGATCGCACTTGGGATCATTGCCATTTTGGCCCATCTTAATAGCTTGTCTTCAATCAAGCAACCCTATTTTTCACCAGTTTCCCCTTTCTTTGGAAAGGATTGGATTGACTTATTCATACGAGGGCCATTAGACAAAATGTTGGAGCGTCCAAAGCATCTTAAACCTCTAAAACTGAAGAGATATAAAACTAGGAGATGACTTGATGGAAACCCACCAATTATTTAAAAAGAATGAAACTTATAATGGGCTCTATGCCATGTTGTTGGTAAATCGCCTCCAAATGCTATACTTTTTTCTGATTATGCCAAACATCTTGATCAATCCATATATGATTTGGGTGCTTATAGCTGTCGGGATATTATCCCAACTAAACCTTCTTCTTTTATCTAAGTGGCTTTTAACCCGGTTATCTAGCAATGGATATAATGGATTTGTCCAATTGTTCGGGAAAAAATTGGTGCGATTTCTCTCTTTCATCGGGTTGTTCTTTATTCTACTTAAACTTTCCGTCATAACCTTAGGATTCAGCGAAATTGTTCAAACATTTATACTTCCATCAACAGATACAAATTTTCTTGTCTTTTTTATTTTGTTGTTCTGTTTTTATGTCGCAGGTAAGGGCATTGAACATACCATTCGTTTTGTGTTGATTTCTTTTTTCTGTACATTTTGGATGGCCACATTTTTCGTTTTTTTCTTCTTTCCCCCAATAGCTCAACTTAGTGATTTGTATCCACTTATTCCAATGGAGTGGAAAGTAGAAAATTGGAAAGCTTTTTTTTTAATTTTGTCTTCCTATTCTGGGCCGGAATTTCTGGTGTTTTTGGGACCATGGCTTAAAACAAACAATAAAACCTTTCGCTATTTATCTTACGGCAACGCTCTCACCGTTGTAGAGTATGTATTCCTATTTATAGCATCCCTACTTTATTTCGGTTCCAATTATTTAAGTAAAAGTCAATATCCAATTATTAATATGTTCCGTTATTATCAAAACCCAGTGTTTGAACGAATTGATATGATCATGCTTTCCTTTGAATTATTTAACTTAGTTTTTGCGGTTTCTCTATTTCTACTATTGTTTTATGGAGCATCTAAAATAGCTTTTGGTAAAATGAGCAAGCCATCCAGTGGAAAAGGTTTATTATTCAGTGTAATCCTTATTTTTATCGGAATGGTTCTTCTGAATGAATTATTTTGGAAACCCTGGGAGAAGGAGAACTTTTTACTTAATCTTCAAATTATAGCTGGAAGCATAAGCTATTTTCTTGTTCCACTTGTTATTGTTTTAGTAATGAAAAAAGAACAGGGGGTTAAAAAACATGTGTCTATATAAAAAGATATGTAAAAGATTGATACTCCTTTTTATGACATTTTGGTTATCTGGCTGTGCCCCTTTTACCGAAAATAACCTTATTGAAGAGATTTCTCCCGTTACTTTTTTGTCAATTAGTAAGGGGGATGAAGGGAAATTAAAAGTCAGTACAATTATGCCTCCTCTAAGTAAAGAAAATAAGTTTGTTATGTCGCAGGAAGTCAGCTTATTAAAGGAGGGAGTACAGAAGTACAACTTAAACTTCTACCAGGAAATTAAATACGGACAAATGCGGATGCTGTTAATTAGTGATGAACTTGGAAAAGACGGGATTATGTCCATTATAAATGTATTATTGACTGATCCGGATATTTCTTTGAGAATCTATTTAGTTATCGTAAAAGGAAATTTTGATGAATACTTGGAAAGTCAATTGGACAAAGATGAAAACTTTGATTACTCGTTTTACCGAATGCTGAAGCATTACGAAGAAAAAAACCAAGGAGAATTAACTGTCGTTAATCTTCATCAATTTAAAAATTTGCTCTATACTCCTTATTCAGATCCTTTCTTGCCTGTATTCAAAATAGAAGAGGATGGGGTCAACTATGAAGGTACAGCCTTGTTTCAAGATGACAAGCTAGTTGAAACGATTTCATCTTTAGATGATCGTATCTTCCAGCTGATAAACAACAATCACTACTTAAGCGTTTTACCGATTCCAGAATTTGAAGTTGTACTGGGTCATGTTAGATCTAAAATAATAGTAGATATCGATAGCAGCTATTCTACAATGACCTATACCGTGAAAATAGACACTAGGATTGAAGAATACCGGGGAGAGAAGCAATTATTTGACCCAAAGCAGTTAGAAAATATGAAAAAAGATATCGAAATCCATCTTGAAAAACAAACACATGAACTAATTAAAAAGATGCAAGAATTGAAAGTGGATCCATTACAGCTTGGCATACAAACAAAAAGACCATTCTCAAAACCAATGGAAGAAAAAAAATGGATTGAAATGTTTGAGAAGATGGACATTAAAATAAAATACAAAATTAATATTGATCCTTTGACGGATGCCAATTCAAAAAGGCAAAACTTTTAATTTTTCCTATTGAATAACTTATAACGTAAACAAAATATAGCAGAAGTAGCTGTAAATAACGCATCTAGGAATGGAAGTCCTTTACCATCTCCTTCGCATTAGCCGACGGGTTAGGATGGCGAAAGAGTATATATATCATCCTTTCTGCAATGCAGAATTAACCCCAAAAGATTGGGTCCTCCGTTCTCAATTGTTGAGATTTGGCTTTGATAGTTTTCTTAATTACGAGCTTATTTTACTCCTGTTTATAACACTTGTATTCACAATACCAACTTTTCTTTAAAAATGTTATTCAACAACCTGGCCCGTTTGTTGAATGTGTTTATCAAGGATAAAAAATAACGCCATAGTTTTTCTTAAAAACAACCCTAAGATTTCCATAAAAAAATAAAGCATAAGCTTTCCATTTGGAAAACTTAGCTTTACGTCACAGATTCAATTTTAGTCATAGAAAAACAATTTTTACTACCATAACTTCTTGATATTTCATGTTCCTTCACTTGATAATAACCTATTTAGTATATTTCTTGCCAAAAATAAATTTAAGTATATCCTTGCCAGTGCGGCAAAGTTATACTTAAAATTACACCAGTGGTACATCCTCACCTATTCAGATGCCGTCTTTTTGAAAAACCCCCAATTTCGAGACTTCGGAAATGTCCTGGCCGCCGGAAGCGAGGCTCGTCAGTCATTTTCTGTGAGAGATCTTGGAATCACCCTCATGCCGGGGAGCTATCGGCTCGTCAAAACATTCCTTTCCCAAGGGGAACCCTTTCATGAAGTTTCCGTCGCCGCCCCTTTTCAAGTGGAATAAAATAAGGCGGCTCGGACGTTCCATAACGAACGCCGAGCCGCCTCTTCTAATTATCCTTAAATTCGGAACTTGCTTACTTCCATCTGTAAATCTTCGGCTAACAATGCCAAGGATTGAACGCTTTCTGTAATTTCCTCCATGGTCGCCAGCTGTTCGCGAACGGACTGGCTCGATTCATTAGCACTGGCAGCTGCCTGCTCTGCCAAATCACGTACTTGCGTTGAGCCTGTCATGACTGTCGCTGTTCTCGCTTGGATATCTTCGATTGCCGCCGATACAAGGCGTACGCTTTGTCCTGTTTCGGCAGTAGCCCCCTCGATCTGCTCGAATAATTGCAACGAGTCCGTAACGGAATTCAGGCCATCATCTGCTTTATGGCTTCCTGTTTGAATGGATTGGGATGCTTTCTCCGTATCGGTTTGAATCAACTTCACAATATGCTCGATCTCCGAAGCCGATTGCTTGGATTGCTCCGCCAATTTGCGGACCTCCTCCGCCACCACGGCGAATCCTTTTCCATGTTCACCTGCCCGTGCAGCTTCAATCGCGGCGTTCAAGGCGAGTAAATTGGTTTGTTCGGAAATGTCCGTGATCAAAGCCGTCACCGTTTGAATGCTGTTGGAGTTCTCCTCTAGCACTTTCATGGTGGAAGCGGTGTCTGTAATAGAACTTTGGATGTCTTTCATTTGATCCGCCATTTGCTGGAATGTGACCGAGCCTTGTTCGACAAGCGATCCTACCAAATTGGATGATTGCAGCATTTTGGCATTGTTCTCAGCAATTTGCTCGATTCCTGCCGACATCTCCTCTACGGATGCAGTTGTTTCCCCGACAATTTCCAATTGCCGCTCACTGCCCCGCATGTTTTCATCCGCTACATGAGCGACCATCGCGGATGAAGCGGCACTTTCCTCGGAGCTGGCCGACAACTCCTCTGACTGCGCTGCAAGACGGACCGCCGAATCATGCAAATGGACAACGACCTGACGAAGATCATCCGTCATTTTATTGAACGCCGTCGCCATCACACCGATTTCATCCTTGTTTTTAATATTTATCTTTTCCACTTGCAAATTGCCCTCTGCCACTTGCTCGAGCGCCTCCGTCATGCCTTTGACCGGACGCGCAATATTCCTACTGATGATTAAAGCGATTACACTGCTGATCAAAGCGACCAGCCCACTTAGAACTACAATGATCAGATAAGTCGTATCCGACAATTGGTCAAGCGCTTGCCGTGTTTCACTCATTTCCTCGTACTGCGACTCTTTCAATCTTTCCGCCAACGACATAAATAGAACCATGGCAGTACTCGTCCCACGTACATTGATATCCAATTGGCCTTGATCCTGTTGGATAAAACTATCTATGCTGGTCTGGACAAGGTTCATATAGTTATCATTGCGTTCTCCCATCTCTTCAATTGTTTCCATATCAGGGCTGCCCGTAAGCATCGCCTTCAGTTCTTCATAGGTTTGACTGTACTGTTCTGCTTCGTTAGTAATATTAGCTATATACCGTTGCTCTTTGAATAGAACATAGCTATATAGATTAGCCGATATGCTCTGATTATGGCTGATCAACTCATCGACCAAATCGACCTTCTTTATATTTTCGTCAAACAAATTGGAGTAATTCTTATTCAATTGCATGACAGACATAAATCCAACTGCCCCTACGATAATCGTAAGGATAATAATAGAGGTAAAGCTGACAAATAATTTTTTCGAAATGGAATTCAGTTTCATTTTTCTCCCCCGACAAGCCCTTTCTTCCCCCGGTGTCTTTCTCTCCCCACTAGGTCTATTGGCTATTATGTAATTTCCTTTACCAAGCAATTAGCTCTATTCTTACTATAGGACTTATTGAGGTAGAAGGCAATCCAATTATTAAAGTTTGAGGGAAGTTTTGCTGAAAAAGGAATGTTCAGACAGCATAAAAGACCACCCTTTGCGGATGGCCTTCTATGATCATTGATTAATGCCTCATGTTTCTCCGTTGTTTTCGGAGTTCCTTCCGGGCGGGTGCCGATTCGAATAATTTTGTTTCGGCTTCGGTTTCCGGATAGATGGCCGGCACAGGGACAGGTCGGTTGTTTTCATCCATGGCGACCATCGTAAGGAAGGATTCTGTCGTCAAATTCGATTCGCCGGTCAGCAAGTTGCTCGAACAGACGGAAACAAACACTTCCATCGATGTACGACCTGTGGAACTGACGACCGCTTCGAGTTCCAGCACTTCCCCGACCCGCGCTTTCGACAGGAAGTCGACAGAGTCGATTGAGGCGGTAACGACCGCCGTCTTTGCGTGTTTCATGGCAGTGATGGCGGCAATCTCATCGATGTAGGCCAAGACGTGTCCCCCGAAAATCGTCTGTAAATGATTGATATCCGAAGGCAGGATGATCTTCGTTTGAATCGTGCGGGATGCACTCATCGGTTTCTTTTCCAATGGTCTCCCTCCTTTTCCCTATCGTAAACCCGTTTCCCTCATTTGTCGAATCAAACACCCAACCGGCGGACCGCACAAAGCTCCCTTTCATACGGGGTCCCAGCCAGCCGGATGATTTCAATCGATTTACCGGTCGAAGGTGCATGGAAAAGCAACCCGTTTCCGTAATAAAACCCGACATGGCGTACCTTCCCGCGCCCTTCATCCGACGCGAAGAATAGTAAGTCCCCCTTTCGCCACAAAGACGGATCCCCTGTTGAAATGGCCATACCTTCACGGGCTTGATCGGCTGCATCCCGGGGAATGAAACGGCCGCATGCTTTCATCATGGAATAGGTGAAACCGGAACAATCAAAGCCGTACGAGGAGGTCCCGCCCCATAAATAGGGAAGTTCCAGAAATGCCAGCCCTTTTTCGACTGCTGTTTCTGCAGGCAACTTCGGGAATTGGTGAACCGAGGGGGCCAACTCCACATCAGCTAACCGCAAAATCCCTTCCCCACCCGGCGTGCACACATGGACCTTCCCATCCACTACATGCCGGTAAGGCAACATCCCATTGAACGGCAAGACGAGGGAAGGTGAACCATCGATATTCCATAGCTGCGCCTTGCCCGCCGTCACCTTTGCGAATCCTTCCGCGCGGATCGGTTGCGCTTCTTTCAATTGCTGAAGCGGAACCCAGCCGGGATACCCCCGATTGTCTTTGCCGGATGACTGCCAAACGGCACACACTTTTGCCCATTCCCCGTTCGTTTCCAACACGGCAACAGGCTCGCCGTATACTAATTGGGTCTGGACGCGGTCGGCCTCGCTTAACTCCAACCGATCTGCTAAACGCAAGCTACCAATCCATTCCTGCGGGCGTGCCGGATTCGCTAGACCTGCCTCGTCTTGCGGGCGTACAGCTTCAGGCGATGTCCAGACTGTTGCGACAGAAACAGCACAATACCACGTAGGAGTTGACATCTCGGCATCTCGCCTCCTTTTGGTTATCCAATGTCCTTTATTTGATGCACACCTAAACCTGGTCCGCCCGGAAGACGGATTTTGCTTTTACTGTAGAGAATGCCCCCTGACACTGGGTCGGATGCCAACATCAAGGGAGCATCGAAATCGTAGCTGGTAATATTCGGTTGGCTTGCCGCGAAATGGGCGGCGGCCGTGACACCGAGTTTGGTCTCGATCATGCTGCCGACCATGCACTGGATGCCATGCGCTTCCGCAATCGCATTGATGTTCAGCGCCTCTCGGATGCCGCCTGACTTCATCAATTTAATGTTCAATAGATCCGCCGCGCGCAGTTGGCAAATCCGTAACGCATCATTCGCGGAAAACATGCTTTCGTCAGCCATGATGGGCGTTCCCGTTTGATCCGTTACGAACTTTAATCCTTCCAGGTCATCGGCATGTACCGGCTGTTCGACCAGTTCAATATCGAATCCTGCGTCCTCCATCTTCCGGATGGCGAGGACCGCCTCTTTCGGCTGCCAGCCTTGATTGGCGTCGAG
Protein-coding sequences here:
- a CDS encoding GntR family transcriptional regulator — encoded protein: MGIEFLPDKPIYQQLIDRIIGEIIRGTLQPGEKLPSVRDYAVEAGVNANTMQRVYKELEQMEITETRRGQGSFVTEDETKIAKVRDAMKDQLITSFIQSVEAFGFTTDEMIHHLQERGGNDD
- a CDS encoding spore germination protein produces the protein MFWKKKRIESKLAAQSIAESELSIEALKKSLVQMDDAEFVEIDVSDIRKIHLVYIRTLIDQEKLNESIIKPLTNCSKPDLQDCIVNSSIIPIPIFIEAKKQLFSGSILLFDSSQNLWLAVPLQNPIGRAIETSETETILFGAKDSFSEQIEQNITLIRRRLPIHELKAEKFTVGSMSETSVVLMYIEGLTNPDFVSTVKEKISEINFDLFFDSSQIAAFMEENQNSIFPQLQQTDRPDVVAYSLGLGKITLLVDNTPFALVAPITFFHLFQSPEDYINRWAVSSFLRILRYISFILSITLIPFYVALTTHHYQMIPIQTLLVLVDSRSKLPFTPFWEAFIMLIFIEIIKEASLRMPTKTGQTLGVIGGIVIGQAAVEAGFASNVLIVMVGISTIASFLIPNYLMTKANSFIQLMLLVFSSLFGIIGIALGIIAILAHLNSLSSIKQPYFSPVSPFFGKDWIDLFIRGPLDKMLERPKHLKPLKLKRYKTRR
- a CDS encoding GerAB/ArcD/ProY family transporter; translation: METHQLFKKNETYNGLYAMLLVNRLQMLYFFLIMPNILINPYMIWVLIAVGILSQLNLLLLSKWLLTRLSSNGYNGFVQLFGKKLVRFLSFIGLFFILLKLSVITLGFSEIVQTFILPSTDTNFLVFFILLFCFYVAGKGIEHTIRFVLISFFCTFWMATFFVFFFFPPIAQLSDLYPLIPMEWKVENWKAFFLILSSYSGPEFLVFLGPWLKTNNKTFRYLSYGNALTVVEYVFLFIASLLYFGSNYLSKSQYPIINMFRYYQNPVFERIDMIMLSFELFNLVFAVSLFLLLFYGASKIAFGKMSKPSSGKGLLFSVILIFIGMVLLNELFWKPWEKENFLLNLQIIAGSISYFLVPLVIVLVMKKEQGVKKHVSI
- a CDS encoding Ger(x)C family spore germination protein, with translation MCLYKKICKRLILLFMTFWLSGCAPFTENNLIEEISPVTFLSISKGDEGKLKVSTIMPPLSKENKFVMSQEVSLLKEGVQKYNLNFYQEIKYGQMRMLLISDELGKDGIMSIINVLLTDPDISLRIYLVIVKGNFDEYLESQLDKDENFDYSFYRMLKHYEEKNQGELTVVNLHQFKNLLYTPYSDPFLPVFKIEEDGVNYEGTALFQDDKLVETISSLDDRIFQLINNNHYLSVLPIPEFEVVLGHVRSKIIVDIDSSYSTMTYTVKIDTRIEEYRGEKQLFDPKQLENMKKDIEIHLEKQTHELIKKMQELKVDPLQLGIQTKRPFSKPMEEKKWIEMFEKMDIKIKYKINIDPLTDANSKRQNF
- a CDS encoding methyl-accepting chemotaxis protein, with amino-acid sequence MKLNSISKKLFVSFTSIIILTIIVGAVGFMSVMQLNKNYSNLFDENIKKVDLVDELISHNQSISANLYSYVLFKEQRYIANITNEAEQYSQTYEELKAMLTGSPDMETIEEMGERNDNYMNLVQTSIDSFIQQDQGQLDINVRGTSTAMVLFMSLAERLKESQYEEMSETRQALDQLSDTTYLIIVVLSGLVALISSVIALIISRNIARPVKGMTEALEQVAEGNLQVEKINIKNKDEIGVMATAFNKMTDDLRQVVVHLHDSAVRLAAQSEELSASSEESAASSAMVAHVADENMRGSERQLEIVGETTASVEEMSAGIEQIAENNAKMLQSSNLVGSLVEQGSVTFQQMADQMKDIQSSITDTASTMKVLEENSNSIQTVTALITDISEQTNLLALNAAIEAARAGEHGKGFAVVAEEVRKLAEQSKQSASEIEHIVKLIQTDTEKASQSIQTGSHKADDGLNSVTDSLQLFEQIEGATAETGQSVRLVSAAIEDIQARTATVMTGSTQVRDLAEQAAASANESSQSVREQLATMEEITESVQSLALLAEDLQMEVSKFRI
- a CDS encoding acyl-CoA thioesterase; translated protein: MSASRTIQTKIILPSDINHLQTIFGGHVLAYIDEIAAITAMKHAKTAVVTASIDSVDFLSKARVGEVLELEAVVSSTGRTSMEVFVSVCSSNLLTGESNLTTESFLTMVAMDENNRPVPVPAIYPETEAETKLFESAPARKELRKQRRNMRH
- a CDS encoding C40 family peptidase; its protein translation is MSTPTWYCAVSVATVWTSPEAVRPQDEAGLANPARPQEWIGSLRLADRLELSEADRVQTQLVYGEPVAVLETNGEWAKVCAVWQSSGKDNRGYPGWVPLQQLKEAQPIRAEGFAKVTAGKAQLWNIDGSPSLVLPFNGMLPYRHVVDGKVHVCTPGGEGILRLADVELAPSVHQFPKLPAETAVEKGLAFLELPYLWGGTSSYGFDCSGFTYSMMKACGRFIPRDAADQAREGMAISTGDPSLWRKGDLLFFASDEGRGKVRHVGFYYGNGLLFHAPSTGKSIEIIRLAGTPYERELCAVRRLGV